From Columba livia isolate bColLiv1 breed racing homer chromosome 5, bColLiv1.pat.W.v2, whole genome shotgun sequence, one genomic window encodes:
- the LOC110361554 gene encoding inositol 1,4,5-trisphosphate receptor-interacting protein-like 1, which translates to MAFMDIFIGLLQILIQHVQLVGEKLDEETRERMRQRWEMLNREMTRLWREIELRDQEQRNQEQTISSWASLFLAALQHWQFWALAGGLVLLFGLCCWLRKRSHQPASSSKRGSCGSLEEEVEEEEDPLYTDRFLWEYILWPLPNREETCHVVEDLVNDLLCVCRVFSGNEFMPRLQPAFGLGGFLECQSAHGEDLVYRLVVPLKPPPGHSFHLELGTEGEKPLRKSRLRVELECMCIRERKLGDMLCFIHHPEDELMGHQEASLLQTLCTGPYLDIEKTAFWLQELMTAACVAVLQSATCKLTVLPSPRFCKLRMTTAVETSLSIELVLAVQQGNSDTFMTME; encoded by the coding sequence ATGGCTTTCATGGACATTTTCATTGGCCTTTTGCAAATTCTAATCCAACATGTGCAGTTGGTCGGCGAGAAGCTGGATGAGGAGACGCGCGAGCGCATGCGGCAGCGCTGGGAGATGCTGAACCGAGAGATGACTCGACTGTGGCGGGAGATAGAGCTGagggaccaggagcagaggaatcAGGAGCAGACCATCTCTTCCTGGGCATCCCTCTTCCTCGCTGCCTTGCAGCACTGGCAGTTCTGGGCTCTTGCTGGAGGCCTGGTCCTGCTCTTTGGGCTTTGCTGCTGGTTGAGGAAAAGGAGCCAtcagccagccagcagcagcaagcgTGGCAGCTGTGGAAGCCTGGAAGAGGAagtggaagaggaagaagaccCCTTGTATACGGACAGGTTTCTGTGGGAGTACATCTTGTGGCCACTGCCAAACAGGGAAGAAACATGCCACGTGGTGGAAGACCTGGTGAATGACCTTCTCTGTGTCTGCCGAGTCTTCTCTGGCAATGAGTTCATGCCGCGCCTGCAGCCCGCTTTCGGGCTGGGTGGCTTCCTGGAATGCCAGAGTGCTCATGGAGAAGACCTCGTCTATCGCTTGGTTGTGCCCCTGAAGCCCCCCCCCGGGCACTCCTTCCATCTCGAGCTGGGCACCGAAGGGGAAAAGCCGCTGAGGAAGTCCCGCCTGCGTGTGGAACTGGAGTGCATGTGCATAAGGGAGCGGAAGCTGGGAGACATGCTCTGCTTCATCCACCACCCTGAGGACGAGCTGATGGGCCATCAGGAAGCCAGCCTCCTGCAGACCCTCTGCACCGGCCCATACCTTGACATTGAGAAAACCGCCTTCTGGCTCCAGGAGCTGATGACAGCAGCCTGCGTGGCCGTGCTTCAGTCAGCCACGTGCAAGCTCACGGTGCTGCCATCCCCACGCTTCTGCAAGCTCAGGATGACCACTGCCGTTGAGACCTCCCTCTCCATTGAGCTGGTCTTGGCGGTGCAGCAGGGCAACTCAGACACATTTATGACCATGGAGTAG